A region from the Kribbella shirazensis genome encodes:
- a CDS encoding MFS transporter, translating to MTAERVLRTYLTLVAVSTGASSLIWGVNTLFLLDAGLSIGETFAANAFFTVGMVLFEVPTGVVADTLGRRTSYLLGTATLVGTTLLYLLLWQIHAPFVWWAIVSALLGLGFTFFSGATEAWLVDGLHATGYRGSLDAAFAKGQVVNGIAMMAGSIGGGILAQLTNLGLPYVARSVLLVATFVVAWRAMHDLGFTPKPDASVRREMTGIVRASLRHGLLNPRVRWVMLAGPFTAGVSVYGFYAAHPYLLELYGNADSYAIAGLSAGIVAGAQIAGGTSAPYLARVFRDRMRMLIAAIVVSGLMIVAIGLVTSFWVALALLMVWGSMYAAMSPVRQAYLNSHIPSAQRATVLSFDNLLGSAGGVVVQPALGRTADIWGYGPAYLVSAVIQTLAVPFLGLARRTGKSVEDTAAQPLALRA from the coding sequence ATGACAGCCGAGCGAGTACTGCGTACCTACCTCACCCTGGTCGCGGTGTCGACAGGAGCGTCGTCGTTGATCTGGGGCGTCAACACGCTGTTCCTGCTGGACGCCGGTCTGAGCATCGGGGAGACCTTCGCCGCGAACGCGTTCTTCACCGTCGGCATGGTGTTGTTCGAGGTCCCGACCGGGGTCGTCGCGGACACGCTCGGCCGGCGGACGTCGTACCTCCTCGGGACCGCGACGCTGGTCGGTACGACGCTGCTGTACCTCCTGCTGTGGCAGATCCACGCGCCGTTCGTGTGGTGGGCGATCGTCTCGGCGCTGCTCGGTCTCGGGTTCACGTTCTTCAGCGGGGCGACCGAGGCATGGCTGGTCGATGGACTGCACGCGACCGGGTACCGCGGGTCGCTGGACGCCGCGTTCGCGAAGGGTCAGGTGGTGAACGGGATCGCGATGATGGCCGGCTCGATCGGCGGCGGGATCCTGGCGCAGCTGACGAACCTCGGCCTGCCGTACGTCGCTCGCTCGGTGTTGCTCGTGGCAACGTTCGTGGTGGCGTGGCGGGCGATGCACGACCTGGGATTCACGCCGAAGCCGGACGCGTCGGTGCGCCGCGAGATGACCGGGATCGTGCGGGCGTCGCTGCGGCACGGGCTGCTCAACCCCCGGGTCCGTTGGGTGATGCTGGCAGGTCCGTTCACGGCGGGGGTGAGCGTGTACGGCTTCTACGCGGCCCACCCCTACCTGCTGGAGCTGTACGGAAACGCCGACTCGTACGCGATCGCCGGCCTGTCCGCCGGGATCGTCGCGGGTGCGCAGATCGCGGGCGGCACGTCGGCGCCGTACCTGGCCCGCGTGTTCCGGGACCGGATGCGGATGCTGATCGCGGCGATCGTGGTGTCGGGACTGATGATCGTGGCGATCGGTCTGGTCACGTCGTTCTGGGTGGCTCTGGCGCTGCTGATGGTGTGGGGCTCGATGTACGCCGCGATGTCGCCGGTGCGGCAGGCGTACCTGAACAGTCACATCCCGTCCGCGCAGCGGGCGACGGTGCTGTCGTTCGACAACCTGCTCGGGTCGGCCGGTGGGGTCGTGGTCCAGCCGGCGCTCGGCCGGACAGCGGACATCTGGGGATACGGTCCGGCGTACCTCGTGTCGGCGGTGATCCAGACGCTGGCGGTGCCGTTCCTCGGACTGGCACGGCGTACCGGGAAATCTGTCGAGGACACCGCGGCGCAGCCTCTAGCCTTACGGGCGTGA
- the cpt gene encoding chloramphenicol phosphotransferase CPT, with product MTARLIIINGGSSSGKTGIVRCLQAVLPDPWLGFSVDDFVDALPAVMEGGIDIGPDGEVNVGPAFRALDAAWTAGIVAMCRAGGRVIVDDVFLGGADSQQRWRDAIGDLETLWVGVRCDPQVAAGRELARGNRARGMAEQQAYVVHEGVTYDVEVDSSRAESVDCARTIAAALK from the coding sequence GTGACGGCGCGACTGATCATCATCAACGGCGGCTCGAGTTCCGGGAAGACCGGGATCGTGCGGTGCCTGCAGGCAGTGCTACCGGACCCGTGGCTGGGTTTCAGCGTGGACGATTTCGTCGACGCGTTGCCGGCCGTGATGGAGGGCGGCATCGACATCGGGCCGGACGGTGAGGTGAACGTCGGACCCGCGTTCCGCGCGCTGGACGCGGCCTGGACCGCCGGGATCGTCGCGATGTGCCGGGCCGGCGGCCGGGTGATCGTCGACGACGTGTTCCTCGGCGGCGCCGACTCGCAGCAGCGCTGGCGGGACGCGATCGGCGACCTCGAGACACTCTGGGTCGGCGTCCGCTGCGACCCGCAGGTCGCGGCCGGCCGGGAGCTTGCCCGCGGCAACCGTGCCCGCGGCATGGCCGAGCAGCAGGCGTACGTCGTCCACGAGGGCGTCACGTACGACGTCGAGGTCGACAGCTCCCGCGCCGAGTCCGTCGACTGCGCCCGTACCATCGCCGCCGCCCTGAAGTGA
- a CDS encoding TetR family transcriptional regulator C-terminal domain-containing protein codes for MLTAKGVATRERIVAAAAAEIRERGIAAVKLDDIGRRSRTGKSQLFHYFPDGKEQLLLAVAEREAEQVLEDQEPYLGQLTSWDAWSKWRDAVVERYRRQGVHCPLGVLITEIGRHTPAAQAVTGQLLAQWQRRLETGIEEMQAAGEIRSDVDPARAAAALIAAIQGGVAILMASGSATHLEYALDLCLDYLRVNAS; via the coding sequence GTGCTGACGGCGAAGGGTGTGGCGACGCGGGAGCGGATCGTGGCGGCGGCCGCGGCGGAGATTCGTGAGCGCGGCATCGCCGCGGTCAAGCTGGACGACATCGGGCGGCGCAGCCGGACCGGGAAGAGTCAGCTCTTCCACTACTTCCCCGACGGCAAGGAGCAGTTGCTGCTCGCGGTCGCCGAGCGCGAGGCGGAGCAGGTGCTCGAGGACCAGGAGCCGTACCTCGGGCAGCTGACCTCGTGGGATGCGTGGAGCAAGTGGCGTGACGCCGTCGTCGAGAGGTACCGCCGGCAGGGCGTGCACTGTCCGCTCGGCGTCCTGATCACGGAGATCGGCCGCCACACCCCGGCCGCGCAGGCGGTCACCGGGCAGCTGCTCGCGCAATGGCAGCGCCGGCTCGAGACCGGTATCGAGGAGATGCAGGCCGCGGGCGAGATCCGTTCCGACGTGGATCCCGCCCGCGCCGCTGCCGCGCTGATCGCCGCGATCCAGGGAGGAGTCGCGATCCTGATGGCCTCCGGCTCCGCGACGCATCTGGAGTACGCGCTCGACCTCTGCCTGGACTACCTGCGCGTTAACGCCAGTTGA
- a CDS encoding aldo/keto reductase, translating into MALDDYYLLGRSGLRVSRLALGTMNFGQSGFHAPYGKTEDEARAIFRTYVEAGGNFVDTADFYTAGESERILGRLIAEAGVRERMVLTTKATNSVDSGDPNAGGNSRKHLIRALDDSLRRLGTDYVDLFLLHTWDRITPVDEVLRTLDDLARAGKIRYAGLSDVPAWYAARAQTLADAHSLTPMVSLQLPYSLIERTIETEHVPVAQELGLGITAWSPLGSGFLTGKYQRDDAKQLAGEGRLTGDGAAGQTWSDRQWDLLTAVRDVADKLGVTMAQVAVNWAATQPGVASAIVGASRPEQLESTIAALGFELPAELRAQLDEASAVPPSSVYRMFTPEYQGWLVNPGVKVADKPAGYQPPVLNWR; encoded by the coding sequence ATGGCACTTGACGACTACTACCTGCTCGGGCGATCGGGGCTGCGCGTCAGCCGGCTCGCACTGGGAACCATGAACTTCGGGCAGTCCGGATTCCACGCGCCGTACGGCAAGACCGAGGACGAGGCGCGGGCGATCTTCCGGACCTATGTCGAGGCCGGCGGCAACTTCGTGGACACCGCCGACTTCTACACCGCGGGTGAGAGCGAACGGATCCTCGGCCGACTGATCGCCGAGGCGGGCGTGCGGGAGCGGATGGTCCTCACCACCAAGGCGACCAACAGCGTCGACTCCGGCGACCCGAACGCCGGCGGCAACAGCCGCAAACACCTGATCCGCGCCCTCGACGACTCCCTGCGCCGGCTCGGCACCGACTACGTCGACCTGTTCCTGCTGCACACCTGGGACCGCATCACCCCGGTCGACGAGGTACTGCGGACGCTCGACGACCTCGCTCGCGCCGGCAAGATCCGGTACGCCGGGTTGTCCGACGTACCGGCCTGGTACGCCGCTCGCGCGCAGACGCTGGCCGACGCGCATTCGCTGACACCGATGGTCAGCCTGCAACTGCCGTACTCGCTGATCGAGCGGACGATCGAGACCGAGCACGTGCCGGTGGCGCAGGAGCTCGGGCTGGGCATCACCGCGTGGAGTCCGCTCGGCAGCGGGTTCCTGACCGGGAAGTACCAGCGCGACGACGCGAAGCAGCTGGCCGGCGAGGGGCGCCTGACCGGCGACGGCGCGGCCGGGCAGACCTGGTCCGATCGGCAGTGGGACCTGCTGACGGCCGTCCGCGACGTGGCCGACAAGCTCGGGGTGACGATGGCGCAGGTCGCCGTCAACTGGGCCGCCACGCAGCCGGGCGTCGCGTCCGCGATCGTCGGCGCGAGTCGTCCGGAGCAGCTCGAGTCGACCATCGCCGCACTCGGCTTCGAACTTCCGGCCGAGCTGCGCGCACAACTCGACGAGGCGAGCGCCGTACCGCCGTCGTCGGTCTACCGGATGTTCACGCCGGAGTACCAGGGCTGGCTCGTCAATCCCGGCGTGAAGGTCGCCGACAAGCCGGCCGGGTACCAGCCACCGGTGCTCAACTGGCGTTAA
- a CDS encoding GMC oxidoreductase: MRLSEQQRLVLARLAELVVPGGDQAVRFVERVLTEDRPDWADRVSRGLAALGDAGLDGVLADADGAWLVRLIAQGYYAEPAAWEKLGWRTGEFAAVQTELRTTPRDALGERYDCVVIGSGAGGGAAAQVLAESGRSVLVVELGSYPSTDSLMRDHLRNPRSVTGLPAVTDPDPAGRPRVAVADGVRSRVLPPDGGWGNNAFTVGGGTRVYGAQAWRFVPRDFRMATTYGVPDGSALADWPISYDDLEPYYSLAEQRFGVSGGGTDPWHGPRSIPLPMPPMPRTGPAELLAGAAERLGWGTLDVPLLINSIDYQGRSGCVRCGQCVGFACPVEAKSGTHNTALPAALATGNCTLVIETTAERLVTDHTGRVVGVALVASDGYGGIWRRTVACEEVVVAAGASETPRLLLNSAHDAEPQGIGNNQDQVGRHLQAHVYAGAVGLFEDEVVDLVGPGVSIATCDFRHGNDGIVGGGMLANEFVPTPASTYDYLTGAGLIPVAGAESVQAMRREVRRMLRVVGPIQEVTSADSRVRVDPSVVDRFGNPVVVTSGAIHPEDARAHRFMSAKAKAWLDEAGAVRTSVGELGSLGRPSTGQHQAGTCRMGDDPARSVTDPYGRVWGHANVWIADASVHVTNGGVNPVLTVLAGSLRIATHIVGG; this comes from the coding sequence GTGCGCCTGTCCGAACAGCAACGTCTGGTGCTCGCGCGGCTCGCGGAGCTGGTGGTGCCCGGTGGCGATCAAGCGGTCCGATTCGTCGAGCGAGTCCTGACAGAGGATCGGCCGGACTGGGCCGATCGGGTGTCGCGAGGGTTGGCGGCTCTCGGGGATGCCGGGCTCGACGGCGTACTGGCGGATGCTGACGGGGCGTGGCTGGTCCGGCTGATCGCGCAGGGGTACTACGCGGAGCCCGCGGCCTGGGAGAAGTTGGGGTGGCGGACCGGTGAGTTCGCGGCAGTGCAGACCGAGCTGCGGACGACACCGCGGGACGCGCTGGGAGAGCGGTACGACTGTGTGGTGATCGGCTCGGGCGCCGGTGGAGGTGCTGCCGCTCAGGTGCTCGCGGAGTCGGGGCGGTCGGTGCTCGTCGTCGAGCTGGGCAGCTACCCGTCCACGGATTCGCTGATGCGCGATCACCTGCGGAATCCACGCTCGGTGACAGGCCTGCCGGCGGTCACGGATCCTGATCCGGCAGGGCGTCCGCGGGTCGCGGTCGCGGACGGCGTCCGCAGCCGGGTGCTGCCGCCTGACGGCGGCTGGGGCAACAACGCGTTCACGGTCGGCGGCGGGACGCGGGTGTACGGCGCCCAGGCGTGGCGGTTCGTCCCGCGGGACTTCCGGATGGCTACGACGTACGGCGTGCCGGACGGGAGCGCGCTCGCCGACTGGCCGATCTCGTACGACGATCTGGAGCCCTACTACTCGCTGGCGGAACAGCGGTTCGGCGTCAGCGGCGGGGGAACGGATCCCTGGCACGGCCCGCGGTCGATCCCGCTGCCGATGCCGCCGATGCCGCGGACCGGGCCGGCCGAGCTGCTGGCAGGTGCCGCCGAGCGCCTCGGCTGGGGCACGCTCGACGTACCGCTGCTGATCAACTCGATCGACTACCAAGGACGATCCGGCTGCGTGCGGTGCGGCCAGTGCGTCGGGTTCGCCTGCCCGGTCGAGGCCAAGTCCGGGACGCACAACACCGCCCTGCCGGCCGCTCTCGCGACCGGGAACTGCACGCTGGTCATCGAGACCACGGCCGAACGGCTCGTCACCGATCACACCGGCCGCGTCGTCGGCGTCGCCCTGGTCGCGAGCGACGGGTACGGCGGGATCTGGCGGCGGACCGTCGCGTGCGAGGAGGTGGTGGTCGCGGCCGGCGCCTCCGAGACGCCGCGACTGCTGCTGAACAGTGCACACGACGCGGAGCCGCAGGGGATCGGCAACAACCAGGATCAGGTCGGGCGGCACCTTCAGGCGCACGTGTACGCCGGTGCGGTGGGGCTGTTCGAGGACGAGGTGGTCGATCTCGTCGGGCCCGGTGTGTCGATCGCGACCTGCGACTTCCGGCACGGGAACGACGGGATCGTCGGCGGCGGGATGCTCGCCAACGAGTTCGTGCCGACGCCCGCCTCGACGTACGACTATCTGACCGGTGCTGGGTTGATCCCGGTCGCCGGTGCGGAGAGCGTGCAGGCGATGCGGCGCGAGGTGCGGCGGATGCTGCGGGTGGTCGGCCCGATCCAGGAGGTCACGTCGGCGGACTCACGCGTCCGCGTCGACCCGTCCGTCGTCGACCGGTTCGGCAATCCGGTCGTGGTGACCAGCGGAGCGATCCATCCGGAGGACGCCCGCGCGCACCGCTTCATGAGCGCCAAGGCGAAGGCCTGGCTGGACGAGGCGGGTGCGGTCCGGACGTCGGTGGGCGAGCTCGGCAGCCTGGGGCGGCCGAGCACCGGGCAGCATCAGGCCGGGACCTGCCGGATGGGTGACGATCCGGCCCGCTCGGTCACCGATCCGTACGGTCGCGTCTGGGGGCACGCCAACGTGTGGATCGCCGACGCCTCCGTGCACGTCACGAACGGCGGCGTGAACCCGGTCCTCACGGTCCTGGCCGGTTCGCTCCGCATCGCCACGCACATCGTGGGTGGCTAA
- a CDS encoding VOC family protein gives MAIFRLNHAVLYVRDVAASVAFYRDVLGFGYTETGDAIPGAAFLRAPGSTNDHDLGLFQIGSQAGPSGAGRTTVGLYHLAWEVDTLGDLEDLAGKLSQAGALVGASDHGTTKSLYGKDPDGLEFEIVWIIPAGLLTDEDRAKSGVARLDLAAEIAKYGREARSGIGISRVG, from the coding sequence ATGGCGATCTTCCGGTTGAACCACGCGGTCCTGTACGTGCGCGACGTCGCGGCGAGCGTCGCGTTCTACCGAGACGTTCTCGGCTTCGGCTACACCGAGACCGGTGACGCCATCCCCGGCGCCGCGTTCCTGCGCGCGCCCGGATCCACCAACGACCACGACCTGGGCCTGTTCCAGATCGGCTCCCAGGCCGGGCCGTCCGGTGCGGGGCGAACCACGGTCGGTCTGTACCACCTCGCGTGGGAGGTCGACACGCTCGGTGACCTCGAGGACCTGGCCGGGAAGCTGAGCCAGGCCGGTGCCCTGGTCGGTGCGTCCGACCACGGCACGACGAAGTCGCTCTACGGCAAGGACCCCGACGGCCTGGAGTTCGAGATCGTCTGGATCATCCCCGCAGGCCTGCTCACCGACGAGGACCGCGCGAAGAGCGGCGTCGCCCGCCTGGACCTCGCAGCCGAGATCGCGAAGTACGGCCGCGAGGCCCGCAGCGGCATCGGCATCTCCCGCGTCGGCTGA
- a CDS encoding LysR substrate-binding domain-containing protein → MTGFRLGYVPGVTPAKWARIWTERLPRVPLELVQVSAADAPGLVRRELADGGADAVLLRLPIDRTGLHAIPLYVEKTVVVVPKDHLITAADEVTADDLADELMLHPRDDVLDWDHPPGRLIDERPARTADAVELVAMGTGLLVVPQSLARLHHRKDLTYRPLTGVPESEVALSWPEDGTTELVEHFIGIVRGRTANSTRGPAVPERQAKPRRPKPPPPKPQPQPGRPRKPRRRR, encoded by the coding sequence GTGACCGGATTCCGGCTGGGGTACGTCCCCGGCGTGACGCCCGCGAAATGGGCCCGGATCTGGACCGAGCGGCTCCCCCGCGTCCCGCTCGAGCTCGTCCAGGTCTCCGCCGCCGACGCCCCCGGTCTGGTACGGCGTGAACTCGCCGACGGAGGCGCCGACGCCGTCCTGCTCCGGCTCCCGATCGACCGCACCGGCCTGCACGCCATCCCGCTGTACGTCGAGAAGACGGTCGTCGTGGTGCCCAAGGACCACCTGATCACGGCCGCCGACGAAGTCACCGCCGACGACCTCGCGGACGAGCTGATGCTGCATCCGCGGGACGACGTACTCGACTGGGACCACCCGCCCGGTCGCCTGATCGACGAACGCCCGGCCCGCACGGCGGACGCGGTCGAGCTGGTGGCGATGGGGACCGGCCTGCTCGTGGTCCCGCAGTCGCTGGCCCGCCTGCATCACCGCAAGGACCTGACCTACCGCCCGCTGACCGGCGTACCGGAGTCCGAGGTCGCGCTCAGCTGGCCCGAGGACGGGACCACCGAGCTCGTCGAGCACTTCATCGGCATCGTCCGCGGCCGCACCGCCAACAGCACCCGCGGCCCGGCCGTCCCCGAACGCCAGGCCAAGCCCCGCCGGCCCAAGCCGCCACCGCCCAAACCGCAGCCGCAACCGGGCCGCCCGAGGAAGCCCCGGCGCCGCCGCTAG
- a CDS encoding DUF5997 family protein → MTARKIQTMKPATAAKKLGVYLQATPAEFQDGVVSRDELNALQADPPEWLRDLRRDGPHPRPVVAAKLGVSISGLARAGITEALTTAEIEAIKTENPDWLEHERAIQADLRSQADVRRQAAEQKQQPAD, encoded by the coding sequence ATGACGGCGCGCAAGATCCAGACCATGAAGCCTGCCACGGCGGCGAAGAAGCTCGGCGTGTACCTGCAGGCGACACCGGCGGAGTTCCAGGACGGTGTGGTCTCGCGCGACGAACTGAACGCGCTGCAGGCCGACCCGCCCGAGTGGCTGCGCGACCTGCGCCGCGACGGTCCGCACCCGCGGCCGGTGGTGGCCGCGAAGCTCGGTGTGTCGATCAGCGGGCTGGCGAGGGCCGGGATCACCGAGGCGCTCACCACCGCGGAGATCGAGGCGATCAAGACCGAGAATCCCGACTGGCTGGAACACGAGCGCGCCATCCAGGCCGACCTACGCAGCCAGGCCGACGTACGCCGTCAGGCCGCCGAGCAGAAGCAGCAGCCGGCGGACTGA
- a CDS encoding alanyl-tRNA editing protein, protein MSTDQHGHTHRLDLGDASVREWDATVVGVDPERGIVLDRSAFYPGGGGQPPDEGVLLWGGVRTRIVGTVKGDDLYLVPHEGDPVPAVGTAVRGALDDERRTQLMRTHSGLHVLTGVVFRDFGALVTGGNMEPLSARMDFDLAEVPPDFKDRVAEAVNAEIRTDRRITVSNLPREEAFAIPDIIRTATNLLPPDIEVVRIVDIAGLDTQADGGTHVASTALIGRMEVVKMESKGRGFRRLRVRIT, encoded by the coding sequence ATGAGCACGGACCAGCACGGACACACGCATCGGCTCGATCTCGGTGACGCGTCGGTGCGGGAGTGGGACGCGACGGTTGTCGGCGTGGATCCGGAGCGCGGGATCGTGCTCGACCGGTCCGCGTTCTACCCGGGCGGCGGCGGGCAGCCGCCGGACGAGGGTGTGCTGCTGTGGGGCGGCGTCCGGACGCGGATCGTCGGGACGGTCAAGGGTGACGACCTGTACCTCGTGCCGCACGAGGGCGATCCGGTGCCGGCCGTGGGTACGGCGGTACGGGGAGCGCTGGACGACGAACGGCGTACCCAGCTGATGCGGACACACTCCGGGCTGCACGTACTCACTGGCGTCGTGTTCCGGGACTTCGGCGCGCTGGTCACCGGCGGCAACATGGAGCCGTTGTCGGCGCGGATGGACTTCGACCTGGCCGAGGTGCCGCCGGACTTCAAGGACCGGGTCGCCGAGGCGGTCAACGCGGAGATCCGCACCGACCGCCGGATCACGGTCAGCAACCTGCCGCGCGAGGAGGCATTCGCGATCCCGGACATCATCCGGACCGCGACGAACCTGCTGCCACCCGACATCGAGGTCGTCCGGATCGTCGACATCGCCGGCCTCGACACCCAGGCCGACGGCGGCACGCACGTCGCCTCCACCGCGCTGATCGGCCGCATGGAGGTCGTGAAGATGGAGAGCAAGGGCAGAGGTTTCCGGCGGCTCCGCGTCCGGATCACCTGA
- a CDS encoding aminotransferase class I/II-fold pyridoxal phosphate-dependent enzyme, whose amino-acid sequence MKLAGRMDRLGTESAFEVLAKAKALEARGREIVHLEIGEPDFDTPPHVIAAAQQALDKGHTHYVPAPGIPELRTAVADFLDRTGRLRTTPDRVLITPGAKPIMFFTILALCEEGDEVLYPDPGFPMYASIASFAGAKPVPVPLREENGFVVDPDELRSLVTDRTKLLILNSPHNPCGSASTPEQLQAIAEIAIEHDLVVLSDEVYWALRYDGEHHSVLDLDGMAERTVLLDGWSKTFAMTGWRLGFGVFPEPLVEPVTRLMINSVSCTSAFSQHAAIAALEGPWDDVDRMLEAFRERREVIVSGLNAVPGVSCVEPGGAFYAFPNISELGVPAATLSDRLLDEAGVACLPGTSFGAYGEGHLRFSYANSIENIRRALDAFTELANRS is encoded by the coding sequence GTGAAACTTGCTGGGCGGATGGACCGACTGGGCACCGAGTCGGCGTTCGAGGTGCTTGCGAAGGCGAAGGCGCTGGAGGCCCGGGGGCGCGAGATCGTGCACCTGGAGATCGGTGAGCCGGATTTCGACACGCCACCCCACGTGATCGCGGCGGCGCAGCAGGCGCTGGACAAGGGCCACACGCACTACGTGCCGGCGCCGGGCATCCCCGAGCTGCGGACCGCGGTCGCGGACTTTCTCGACCGCACCGGCCGGCTGCGGACGACGCCCGACCGCGTGCTGATCACGCCCGGTGCGAAGCCGATCATGTTCTTCACGATCCTGGCGCTCTGCGAGGAGGGCGACGAGGTCCTCTATCCGGATCCCGGGTTCCCGATGTACGCGTCGATCGCGTCGTTCGCGGGGGCCAAGCCGGTGCCGGTGCCGCTGCGCGAGGAGAACGGTTTCGTCGTCGACCCCGACGAGCTGCGCTCGCTGGTGACCGATCGCACCAAGCTGCTGATCCTCAACTCGCCGCACAACCCGTGCGGTAGCGCGTCGACGCCCGAGCAGTTGCAGGCGATCGCGGAGATCGCGATCGAGCACGACCTCGTCGTGCTGAGCGACGAGGTCTACTGGGCGCTGCGGTACGACGGCGAGCACCACAGCGTGCTCGACCTCGACGGCATGGCGGAGCGGACTGTGCTGCTCGACGGCTGGTCGAAGACGTTCGCGATGACCGGGTGGCGGCTGGGGTTCGGTGTCTTCCCGGAGCCGCTGGTGGAGCCGGTGACGCGGCTGATGATCAACTCGGTGTCGTGTACGTCGGCGTTCAGCCAGCACGCCGCGATCGCCGCCCTCGAAGGTCCGTGGGACGACGTCGACCGGATGCTCGAGGCGTTCCGCGAGCGGCGCGAGGTGATCGTCTCCGGCCTGAACGCCGTACCTGGCGTCTCGTGCGTCGAGCCAGGCGGCGCGTTCTACGCGTTCCCGAACATCAGCGAGCTCGGCGTCCCGGCGGCGACCCTGTCCGACCGCCTCCTGGACGAGGCCGGTGTCGCCTGTCTGCCCGGCACATCGTTCGGCGCGTACGGCGAGGGCCACCTGCGCTTCTCGTACGCGAACTCGATCGAAAACATCCGCCGCGCCCTCGACGCCTTCACGGAGCTGGCGAACCGCTCATGA
- a CDS encoding NAD-dependent epimerase/dehydratase family protein codes for MSEQRRVAVTGSSGKLGRAVVDHLADHGWDVVALDQAAPARADLTSTRLDLTDFGQTVL; via the coding sequence GTGAGTGAACAGAGGCGGGTTGCGGTCACCGGCAGCAGCGGCAAGCTCGGCCGGGCGGTCGTCGATCATCTCGCGGACCACGGCTGGGACGTGGTCGCCCTCGACCAGGCTGCACCGGCGCGGGCCGACCTGACGTCCACACGGCTGGATCTGACCGATTTCGGCCAGACGGTGCTCTGA
- a CDS encoding FAD-binding oxidoreductase produces the protein MTDDVIGRLRGEVAGPVLAAGDEGYAEELSGFNLAVTHTPDVVVGLTSEDDAVAVVRAAAGTGTPVRVLATGHGIPNPIQGGIVVTTTRMTGVSVDAEAQVAHIAAGSRWAEVVAAAAPHGLAPVTGASDAVGCIGYTLGGGLGPLARTYGFSSDWARGFRVVTATGAVTANATENPDLFWALRGGKGGFGIVTAMDFGLVELTTLYGGSVLFDAEHIAPVFRTWAEWTKTLPETANSSVVILRLPPLEFIPGPLRGKTVLSVRFAYVGDAAEGKRLFQPIRDAGTTLIDGVGELPASDIALIHNDPKDPTPSWDRGLMLNELDAGFVTTFLDVAGPEQELPLIAVEIRHLGGATQRDVPEGSAVGGRGGACTLTLIGVPDPNLFEKVLPATVAGVLERLRPWVSAETTVNFAGGFALPGSYEASWPAETFTRLAEVRATYDPDRLFPYGPS, from the coding sequence ATGACGGACGACGTGATCGGCCGGCTGCGCGGCGAGGTCGCCGGGCCGGTGCTGGCGGCGGGCGACGAGGGGTACGCCGAGGAGTTGTCCGGGTTCAACCTGGCGGTGACGCACACGCCGGACGTCGTGGTCGGGCTGACGTCCGAGGACGACGCGGTGGCGGTGGTCCGTGCGGCGGCCGGCACCGGTACGCCGGTCCGCGTGCTCGCGACCGGGCACGGGATCCCGAACCCGATCCAGGGCGGCATCGTGGTGACCACGACGCGGATGACCGGCGTGAGCGTCGACGCGGAGGCGCAGGTCGCGCACATCGCCGCCGGCAGCCGGTGGGCCGAGGTGGTCGCGGCCGCCGCACCGCACGGCCTGGCGCCGGTCACCGGCGCGTCCGACGCGGTCGGCTGCATCGGCTACACGCTCGGCGGCGGCCTCGGACCGCTCGCCCGCACCTACGGGTTCTCCTCCGACTGGGCGCGCGGCTTCCGGGTTGTGACCGCCACCGGTGCCGTGACCGCGAACGCGACCGAGAACCCGGACCTGTTCTGGGCACTGCGCGGCGGCAAGGGCGGATTCGGCATCGTCACCGCGATGGACTTCGGACTGGTCGAACTGACCACCCTGTACGGCGGCTCGGTGCTCTTCGACGCGGAGCACATCGCACCCGTCTTCCGTACCTGGGCGGAGTGGACGAAGACGCTGCCCGAGACCGCGAACTCGTCGGTCGTGATCCTGCGGCTGCCCCCGCTCGAGTTCATCCCCGGGCCGCTGCGCGGCAAGACCGTGCTGAGCGTGCGGTTCGCGTACGTCGGTGACGCCGCCGAGGGCAAGCGCCTCTTCCAGCCGATCCGGGACGCCGGTACGACGCTGATCGACGGCGTCGGCGAACTGCCGGCGAGCGACATCGCGCTCATCCACAACGACCCGAAGGACCCGACGCCGTCGTGGGACCGCGGGCTGATGCTGAACGAACTGGACGCCGGCTTCGTCACCACGTTCCTGGACGTGGCCGGGCCGGAGCAGGAGCTCCCGTTGATCGCGGTCGAGATCCGGCACCTGGGTGGTGCGACGCAACGCGACGTTCCGGAGGGCAGCGCGGTCGGCGGTCGCGGCGGGGCGTGCACGCTGACGCTGATCGGCGTACCAGACCCGAACCTCTTCGAAAAGGTGCTTCCGGCAACGGTCGCCGGAGTCCTCGAGCGGCTCCGGCCGTGGGTGTCCGCGGAGACCACGGTGAACTTCGCCGGCGGCTTCGCCCTGCCGGGGTCGTACGAGGCGTCCTGGCCGGCCGAGACCTTCACCCGGCTGGCGGAGGTCCGCGCGACGTACGACCCCGACCGGCTGTTCCCGTACGGTCCTAGCTAG